Part of the Leifsonia soli genome is shown below.
GCGGCGGCCCCGGCACCGCGACCATGGTGCCCAGCTACTACTCGTACAGCGAGTTCTTCCAGAGCCAGCAGGTGGGATACGGCGCAACGATCGCGACCGCGCTGACGGTGGTCATCATCGCCGTCTCCGTCCTCTTCATGCTCGCCCAGAACCGCGCGGAGCGCAGGGAGAACCAGATCTGATGTCGACCACCATCGAACGCCCCCGCACGGATGCGGCCCCCGCTGCTCCCCGGAAGCTGAAGCGCCAGAAGCCGCGCAAGACCGTGACCGACTGGGTCATCCTGGTCGTCGCGATCCTCATCGGGATCGGCATCGCGTTCCCGTTCCTGCTGATCCTGATCAACTCGTTCAAGAGCCCGGCCGACTACAACTCGGGCGGTCCGCTTCAGCTGCCGACGTCGTTCTACACCGACGGCATCGTGAACTTCTGGAACCGCGTCAACTTCCCCGAGAAGCTGTGGAACTCGATCTTCATCTCCGGGATGGTCGCCCTGCTCTCCGTCGTGCTGTCCGTGCTGAACGCGTACGCCCTCGGCATCGGCCGGGTGAAGGCCCGCACCTGGATCATCGTGCTCTTCCTGCTGGCCAACATGCTGCCGCAGGAGGCGCTGCTCTACCCGCTGTACTTCATGTTCAAGCAGGTCGGCCTGTACGACAATCCGTGGGCGGTCATCATCATCTTCACGGTGATCCAGAGCGCATTCGGCACCTACCTGCTGTCGAGCGTCTACGGCACCTTCCCGAAGGAGGTGCTGGAGGCCGCATCCCTCGACGGCGCCGGCCGCTGGCGCATCCTGTGGCGGGTCGTCGTCCCGATCTCGCGGCCGACGCTGAGCGTCCTGCTCATCTTCTTCTTCATCTGGACGTGGAACGAGTTCCTGATCCCGCTGACCTTCCTGGTGTCGAACGACAACCAGACGGTCCCCGTGGCGATCAGCGCCTTGCAGGGCGACCGGCTCATGGATGTGACGACCACGTCCGCCTCGGCGCTGCTCGGTCTCATCCCCACCCTCGTCTTCTTCCTCATCTTCCAGCGCACCCTGACCCGCGGCATCACCGCCGGCGCGGTCAAGTAACCGGAGCAGTCACCGCATGAAGTTCACCGATGGTTTCTGGATGCTGCGCGACGGCGTCACGCCCGTCTACGCCCAGGAGGCGTACGACGTGGTCGCCGGCGACGACAGCATCACGATCACCGCACCCGCCAAGGTCATCGAGCGCCGGGGCGACACCCTCAACCGTCCGACGCTGACCGTCACCCTCACCTCGCCGCTGCCGGGGGTGGTCGGCGTCCGCATCGACCACTGGCAGGGCACGCGACCGGAGCGGGGCTTCGACCTCCACGTCGAGGAGGGGCACGCGCAGGTGTCCGTCGACGACCAGGCGGGGGTGCTCACCACGGGCGGCCTCACGGCCACGGTGAAGCGCGGTGCTCCCTGGTCGCTGACCTTCTCGGCGGGCGACCGGGTTCTCACCTCGAGCGGCCACAAGTCGCTCGGCTACATGACCGTGGCCGGCGAGG
Proteins encoded:
- a CDS encoding carbohydrate ABC transporter permease, with amino-acid sequence MSTTIERPRTDAAPAAPRKLKRQKPRKTVTDWVILVVAILIGIGIAFPFLLILINSFKSPADYNSGGPLQLPTSFYTDGIVNFWNRVNFPEKLWNSIFISGMVALLSVVLSVLNAYALGIGRVKARTWIIVLFLLANMLPQEALLYPLYFMFKQVGLYDNPWAVIIIFTVIQSAFGTYLLSSVYGTFPKEVLEAASLDGAGRWRILWRVVVPISRPTLSVLLIFFFIWTWNEFLIPLTFLVSNDNQTVPVAISALQGDRLMDVTTTSASALLGLIPTLVFFLIFQRTLTRGITAGAVK